In Pyrenophora tritici-repentis strain M4 chromosome 6, whole genome shotgun sequence, the DNA window TCACTTGGTCTAGCCATCTCGTCCGCCGCGCTGTCTTTACTCTCACACTCCCGCTGATGGGTATGGCATACACTGTCTCCTCAGCCGGGCGCCCTCAACCATATTTTGTGCCCATCATCTTCGCCGGTGCAGTAGGCTTCCTCAGTAACCTCGCCATAGCCGAGTGCTATGGCCTCATCATGGAGACGTTCGATACATGCGACTTGCAGCCTGGAGACAATACACGACATCGACTCCAAAGCATGGCCGTACAAGATcgcagaagaagaacaaaCTACACATCCTTCCCTCGTGTTACAGCCGGTATCTTCGCCACCCAAATCATCGGCTTCATCCTCGCTGCCGTGGCTACCTTGGTCGGTGGCAACATGACACGCCGTTACGGCGCACGCACATCCACAGGTGTAACAGCCAGCGTTCTCTTCGGCCTCACgatcctcctcatccttGTCCTCTGGCGCTTCAAATCCGTACAAGTGATACCAAACCACACCTTCGGTACCAGACGCGACACAGCGGCATGGGAGGAATTCAAAGAACTAGAGAAACTGGGCAGAGGGAACGATTGGAAGGCTGTAGTTATTGGTAATCCGAGTGGCAAGATGAGGAGTATGAGTGTGCTGGAGTTGGGTGCTTTGAGTCGGTGGACGGAAATTAGGAAGTTGAATTTTTTGATCAGTGGGGTTATGCTGGGGCAGGcgaaggagaagaagagggggGGTAGGGAGAGTTGGTAGTGAGAAGATTGAATAGAAGTGGATAGTCTGGGTGGGTAGGGAAGGCGAGTATGATGTTGGAAAGTAGGAGTTGTGATAAGACCAAATTATACCTATGTTTCATGAGGCTGCTTTGTGGATTGATATCATGCTCTCACGTGCCAGTTTCGGTTCGTAGGCGTAGTTGAATGTTTGTGGAGTTGTACCATTTCAACAATTGGGAGCAGTGTAAGTTGATATACAGGCCATGCTGGCGGTATTTACTTCAGCGAGAAATTCCAAAAAAGCGAAATCTTTTGAGGCTCGTGATTACAAATTTTTCTTAGATGCCGTctggtgttgatgttgtcgTGACGCTCTCCTGAGCCATCCGACAAGCGCGCACGGCCCGCTCGGAAAAATCGTCACCTCTCTGCCCGAGCTCCATTCAACCACACGAGCAGACGACCGGCGACCACCCATCTCCCCTCCCTCAATCAGCATCAGGATGTCTCTCGCTGCATCACGTGCCGTATTACGGCAATCGACGTTTGCCGTCCGCCGCGCTGGCATCCGCAATGCCTCCACAACCGCCGAGGCCACCAACGCGGTAAAGGACACAGCGTCAAAGGCACAGTCAAAGGCATCAGAGGGTCTTACCAAGGTCACAAGTTCGGCGAGCTCTGCGGCGTCAAGCGCTGGCTCCGCTGTCAACAATGCGTCGCAGCAAGCCACCGGACGAGTAGGACGCATGGTTAACTTTGTCCAAGGTCAGTCATACACACTTTGTGGAGGGGGAGCGGGCGACCAGGTGGCGTGTGTAGAATTGTGCGCCCCGGAAAGAGGGGGAAAACAATCTGATGAGGCTCAATGGCATGACTAGTGCGCTCTACATGGCTTATCAGGTGGAGCGGGCACCGCACTGCTACTCGCGCTATAAGGGCTCTCAGAGATGGCGATGCAGGATACCAAGTTTGACATGAATGGAGTATTGACATATCACAGGACTGGTTCCCAAGGCCACATACTACGGAAGGGTTGGACTCGAGCTCGGCAAGCTCATTGCCCACCAACGAAGCATGCAGCCCCCGTAAGCCTCCCAACAACATGGCAGACTGTCAATCTGTTGCATGGAGCGAAGTTTACTAATAATCTCTAGATCTGTACAGACGATGCAAAACTACATCCAGCCCGCATTGAACGCCATCCGCAACCCCAGCACTCTCTTCAACCGCGTCGCCAGCGAGGCCAACAGCGCCGCCCAGTCACCCGCTAACGTTCTCCAACAAGTCCGAAACATGCCCCGCGAACAGTGGTACTCGATGGGTGTCGTTGTGGCCGAGGTCATTGGTTTCTTCTCGGTAGGCGAGATCATCGGCCGATTCAAGCTTGTCGGCTACAGGACGAAGAGTGACGACCACCACTGAGTGCGTTGAGTCTGGAAAAACTACGATACGAAATTCACACATGCATTGGGGTTAGAAGTAGTGAGAGGGAAGCGGGGAGGATGGGACGAGGAAACACTGTACGATTTCGCGGCTGATGAGC includes these proteins:
- a CDS encoding mitochondrial F1F0-ATP synthase g subunit produces the protein MSLAASRAVLRQSTFAVRRAGIRNASTTAEATNAVKDTASKAQSKASEGLTKVTSSASSAASSAGSAVNNASQQATGRVGRMVNFVQGLVPKATYYGRVGLELGKLIAHQRSMQPPSVQTMQNYIQPALNAIRNPSTLFNRVASEANSAAQSPANVLQQVRNMPREQWYSMGVVVAEVIGFFSVGEIIGRFKLVGYRTKSDDHH